TCGGCTTTGCTGTAGGGCTTATTAAACGTTTTGCAGATTTTCTGGAATACAAGGACGCCAGGGTGATCCTGATACCGTTTTTGATAAACCTGGCGTTTTTAGCCCTGGGCTCCGACTCTGATAATATTGTATTCTTCCTGATAAAACAGGGCTTCCTGCCCTTTATGCTGATATATCTCTCATCACGCAAATACTTATTTCAATTAAACTGAAAAAAGAATATGGAACTGGTATTTATTACAGAGGCAAGGTTTATTAAAGACTCAGACGGGAGAATATTTTCCACCGACGGCACTTTCTCAAAAGAGTTATGGGCGAGGTATCTAAGAAGCTTCAGCCACGTATATGTTATTGCACGCGTAGGCAGAAACGCAGAAACTAAAATGGAGGAAAACTTCAGGGCGGATTCATCTCAAGTGTCTTTTATTGAGGTGCCTTACTACACCGGGCTTAAAGGCTGCTTAAAGAACTACATAGAAATAAAAAAAATAATAAAAGGCAGCATCCTAAAAGGCAGGGCGTATATCTGCAGAATACCGGGCATTCTGGGTACAATTGCAGCGGGTGAGCTAAGGAAAAAAGGCCTGCCTTATGGAACAGAAGCAGCAGGTGATCCGTATGAAGTCTTTGCCCCCGGAGCTGTTAAGAGCCCCCTGCGCCCGATTTTCAGGATTATTATGACGCGCCAGATGAAAAATATTGTCCTGAATTCATCTGCTGTTTTGTATGTAACCAGAAAGGCATTGCAGAACCGGTATCCTGCAAAGCCGGGAACGTTTACTGTCAGCGCCTCAAATGTAATGCTGAAGGAAGAAAACATACTGAAAACTCCCGTAACGTTTAAACGGAAAGGCGAATTCAACATAATTTCCATCGGTTCGCTTGAGCAGATGTATAAGGCGCCCGACGTTACGCTTAAGGCTATTCAGCTGCTGAACCAAAACCAGTTCCCATGCAGGCTGACCTGGATAGGGGAGGGAAAATACAAGCAGGATATGATACTTCTTTCCAAAGAGCTGGGAATTGAAGACAGGGTATTATTTACAGGAAGTGTTCCCCCGGGCGAGGGCGTAAGAAGATATCTGGATACTTCAGATATTTTTGTCCTGGCATCCAGAACCGAGGGGCTGCCAAGGGCCATGATTGAGGCAATGGGAAGAGGACTTCCGTGTATAGGTACAAATGCCGGAGGAATACCGGAACTTCTTGAAGAGGAAGCAATTGTTCCTAAAAATAATCCGGAAGCTTTGTTTGAAAGAATTAAACGCCTGATTGAGAACCCTGAAATGGCTGAAGGTCAGGCTAATAGAAATTTATCGGAAGCACGCACCTACATTTCAGAACTGCTTGATATAAAAAGAAGAAGTTTTTATGAAACATTAAAAGCAACCGTTCAAAGGGGAAGCGAACCATGCCAAAACAGAAGATCTGCTTTATTGTCTCAACCGCCTTTACCGCGCATGCATTTTTAGCCGGGCACATTGAAGCCCTGTCTGAAGAGCATGAGGTTTATCTGGCGGGAAATTTTTCTGAAGAAGACATGCCTGTACTAAGCAGGCTTAAGATTGCAGGATATATGAGTATCCCGGTTCACAGAAAGATTAAGCCTGTTCAGGACGTAAGAGCCGTCATTAAGCTGGCAAAATATTTCAGGCAGATGAAATTTTCTGCCATTCATTCAGTTACGCCTAAGGCAGGACTGGCCGCAGCGGCCGCGGGGAGGCTTGCAGGTGTGCCTAACAGAATACATATCTTTACCGGGCAGGTATGGCATACAAAAAAAGGGATCTTCAGGTTTATCCTTAAAACAATTGACAGGCTTATTGCAGCTTTATCGACAAACATACTGGTCGACGGCAGTTCGCAGAGAGAGTTTCTGGCAAGTGAAAAGGTAATAAAAAAAGAAAACTCCCTTGTCTTCGGGAAAGGTTCCATAAGCGGCGTTGACTTAAGGGCTTTCAGACCTAAGGAAAACCTGAGAAGTGAAATAAGAAAAAGCATGAGTATTCCTGAAGAAAAAATTGTATTCCTTTTCCTTGGGCGGCTGAACAGGGACAAAGGAATTCCGGAACTAATTGAGGCATTCAGGAGGCTCAAGGAAAAAGATCCACGTGTGTTTTTATTGCTGGCCGGCTATGATGAGGAAGATCTTGCAGCACTCGCACGTGAAAGACTTTCACCTGGCGACTTTTACTTTTACGGCCCGACTGCAAAACCCCAGGAGCTTTACCAGGCCTGCGACATATTCTGCCTGCCCAGCCACAGGGAGGGATTTGGAAGCAGTGTGATTGAGGCCTCCGCGTGTGCAAAGGCTGTAATTGCAAGTGATACCTACGGGCTCATGGATGCAATGATAGATAATGCGACAGGCCTGAGGCACAAAGCCGGGGACGCAGAATCCCTGTTCCGGAAGATGAAGCAGCTTTCTGAAGATGATGAACTCAGAATCAGGCTGGGTGAAAAAGGAGAGAAATATGTAAGAGAAAACTTTTCTTCGGAAATAATAACGGGTTACTGGAAGAGCTTCTATGGGGAATTATTAAAAAGTGAAGTATCCTTTAAGAATTACAGGAGTGCTTACCGGAGGCTGATAAAGCCCGCGGCAGATTTTATATTCTCTCTTTTGCTCATGGCTTTAATGCTGCCGGTATTTGCTGTAACCATTCTGCTGCTTCTGATATTCAATGAAGGGAAGGTATTCTTTTTACAGACTCGTCCGGGCTTAAATGGAAGCCCTTTCAGAATAATAAAGTTCAGGACGATGAACGAAAGGAAAGATGAAAAGGGGGATCTTCTGCCGGATGAAAAGCGGCTTATTCCGGTTGGGAAAATGATAAGAAAGCTTTCAATTGATGAAATACCCCAGCTGTTTAATGTAATAAAAGGCGACATGTCGCTAATAGGTCCAAGACCTTTACTGCCGGAATACTTGCCATTGTACAGTTCGTCTCAAAAGAGGCGGCATGAAGTAAAGCCGGGGATAACCGGGTGGGCGCAGGTAAACGGAAGAAATCAGGTCAGCTGGGAGAAAAAATTCAATATGGATATTTATTACGTGGATAACATCAATTTTTCCCTGGATCTGAAAATAGCAGTGCTGACAATAATAAAAATTATTAAAAGAGAGGGAGTCAGTTCAGCTACTTCACAAACGATGGAAAAATTTTCCGGGAGCGGATTGTTAAAGGTTTCGGCCGGGGCACAGGAGATTAAAATCTGCAGTTAAATTTATCAAAAGACATTCTCTATAAATAAGGAGGGAAGATGAGACCGATAGCAGTTTTTGGAGGCGGGGGCTTCGGCAAGGAAGTCCAGGCATGGATTCAGCAGATAGGGGGATGGGAGTTTATCGGTTTTTTTGATGATAATAAGCCTGTAAATTCTCTGGTAAATGATGCTCCTGTTCTTGGGGGGCTTGAAGAATTAAATTGTTTTCAGTATGAGCTGGATGTGGTTTTTGCAATAGGGGATCCGGTAATTAAAAAAAGGATAATTGAGAGTCTGACAAACAAGAAAATTAAGTTCCCCGTTTTAATACACCCGTCGGCTGTCATCGGGAACCCGAAATATGTAGAGATCGGGGCCGGAACAATTATTGCCCCGAATACAGTTGTTACAACAAACATTGTAATTGGAAAGCATGTAGCCCTGAATTATTCATGCACCGTGGGGCATGACACGGCAATAAAAGATTATTCTGCCTTTATGCCCTGCGTAAGCATCTCGGGTGAGGTTGAAATCGGGGAATGTGTTTATGTCGGCACAGGGGCAAGAGTTATCAACAGAAAAAATATCGGTGATAATACAGTTGTGGGTGCGGGGGCTGTTGTGACAAAGTCCCTGCCTGAATACTGTACTGCAGTCGGTGTGCCAGCAAGGCCAATTAAATATCACCGTATGAAAAAAGCGGGCTAGAGCTGCAGCTGAAAAATCAGACGCTGAGATTCAGGCGCTGAGATTCAGACGCTGAGATTCAGACGCTGAGATTCAGACGAGGATAATGGCCGGCGGTATTAGTACCTGCTTATGAATATATTATTTGAGGGATATGTAAAGGGAAAAAGTGATTATGTGACGGTGCAAAGAAAAGATGACGGGAAAATGCCGCCGGAAAAATTATTCAAAAAATAAAAGGTGTGCAGCATATCTGCCGCACACCAGGAAAATGAGATTATTTTAGGCAAAGGTTAATTGGTTAAGGCAATGAACAATCAGGCCGCAAAGGACTTTGTTCCTGCCTTTTCAAAGCATTTAATTATTGTACCTGTTACACGCTCTAGCTCCTCCTCAGTCATGCCTGATCCTGAAGGAAGGCAGAGTCCCCGTTCAAAAAGACCATCAGATATCCCGCATCCGTAATAGGGGAAACCGCTGAATACGGGCTGAAGGTGCATGGGCTTCCACAGGGGGCGCGATTCAATATTTTCAGCTTCAAGTGCAAGCCTCAGATCTTCTCTTGTAAGGCCCCCGCTTTGCCTTGGATCAATTGTAATGCAGGTGAGCCAGCGGTTGGAACGGGCATCCTGCAGTTCTTCCTGAAATCCTATTCCCGGGAGCTTATCAAGGCTGTTCCTGTAATAGGAATAATTAGCTCTTCTCTGTGCTATCCTTTTATCAAGCACCCTCATCTGCCCCCGTCCTATACCTGCGCTGATGTTGCTCATCCTGTAGTTGTATCCGGTCTGTGAGTGCTGGTAGTGCGGGGCGAGGTCCCGGGCCTGGGCCGAGAGAAAGCGGGCTTTTTCTACGTATTCCTTATTATTGGAAAGGAGTGCCCCGCCTCCTGAAGTGGTAATGATTTTGTTCCCGTTAAAGGAAATGACGCCCATATCACCGAAAGTGGCAAGGTGCCTGTCTTTATAAAATGAACCCAGTGCCTCGGCGGCATCTTCTATTACCGGGATATCATAGTGCATGGATATCTGCATTATGCTCTCCATCTCAGAAGGGTTTCCGTAAAGATGGACCAGAATTATGGCTTTAGGTTTTTTACCATTTCTTAGCCTCTCTTTTATTGCTCTTTCCAGCATTAGAGGACTCATATTCCAAGATTCTTCCTCACTGTCCACAAAGACCGGTACCGCGTTCTGATAAATAACCGGATTTGCTGAGGCGGCAAAAGTAAAGCTTGAGCAGAGCACCTCGTCGCCATGTTTTATTCCAAGCGTTACAAGTGCCATATGGATTGCAGCCGTGCCCGAATTAAGGGCCACCGAATGCCGTGCACCGGTATAGCCTGAGAGGTCACGTTCAAAGCCGTCGACATTTGGACCAAGCGGCGCAATCCAGTTGGATGAAAATGCATCATTTATAAATGAAATTTCCTCTCCTCCCATGTGCGGCGGTGAAAGCCAAATTTTACTTTTCATTTATGCAGTGCTCCTTTTCCATTAAATTTCTTTTTGTATTGTGGATTAACTTTCTTAAAAAAGCTATGAGCCGTAAGCGCTTATGCCGTCTGTAAGTTTGCCAGTGACAAATTCATCCCGGAATTACCTGCCCTGAAGGCTTTTGTGACTGCATGGCTCTTCCTGTCCTGAGGCTGAAACTCAGGGATGAGTTCACATAAAATGTCTATTATTTCGCCGCGTGATAACTGCCCGTCGGCTGCTTCAAAATAGTTCAGGCTTTCAGAAAGAAGGTTTGAAATGCAGCTGCTTGCATTACGGGCAATCAGTATTTTGTCGTGGATTGTCTTTTCATAGTGTTCGCCTTCAATAAAGAGTTCTTCATAAAGTTTTTCACCGGGGCGGAGGCCTGTTACTTTTATTTCTATATCTGTGCCTTCAGACAGTCCGGCAAGCCTAATTATATCTTTTGCAAGATCAATTATCTTAACCGGCTGGCCCATATCCAGCACAAAAACTTCTCCGCCTTTATTGAGAACCGAGGCCTGAAGAACGAGCTGTACGGCTTCAGGTATGGTCATGAAATATCTTATTATTTCGGGATGCGTAATTGTAATAGGGCCGCCATTCTGCAGCTGCTTCTGAAACGTTCTTACCACGCTGCCGCGGCTGCCCAGGACGTTGCCGAAACGCACTGCAGAGTAGGACCAGCCAGTTTTCCTTGCAGCCTCCAGGACAATCATTTCAGTTGCACGCTTGCTTGCTCCCATAATGTTTGTGGGATTAACTGCCTTATCGGAAGAAATGGATATAAAGTGCCTGACGCCGTACTCAACAGCCAGGGAAACTATATTTTTTGTACCCAGTATATTATTTGTCACGGCCTCCTGGGGGTTGCTTTCCATTAGCGGAACATGCTTATGGGCAGCGGCATGGAAAATTACGTCAGGATAAAATTCATCAAAAATGCCTCTTAATCTTTCCCTGCTTCTGAGGTCGGCTATGCGTGCTGAAATTACTGTATCCAGCTTTTCAGATCCTGTAAATTCTTTTTTTATGGCCAGGAGCTCCTGCTCAATTTCAAATATGGAGTTTTCCCCATGGCCGATAAGAATCATTCCGGCAGGATTGCACCTGAGCACCTGGCGGCATAGTTCGCTTCCTATGGAGCCTCCTGCCCCGGTAATTAAAACTTTTTTCCCTTTAAGGAGCAGCTTTACTTTTGCATTATCCGTAATTACAGGTTCCCTGCGCAGAAGGTCTTCAATCTGTATCTTTCTGATTTTGCTTATATTTACATTCCCGTTCAGAATCTCAAATATTCCGGGTACAGTCAGTGTTTCCACGCCCGCTGCCTCACAGTTGGACATTATCTGTCTTATTTTTATTCCTGAGGCCATGGGCATGGCAATAATGACCTTGCTGACGTTCAGTTCCTTTATAACTGAAGCAATATCATCTGTTGATCCCTTAATGGGGATACCTCTAAGTTTCAGGTTATGTTTTGATGAATCATCATCCACAAAAGCTACCGGGTTAAGTCCCAGGTGTGCATTGCGCTGCATTTCGAGAGCTATGCTGAAGCCCGATTCTCCGGCCCCGGCAATCAGGACACTCTGCATCGGATGCTTTTTCAGTAATACCTTCTGGTTGGCAAGGTCGATAAAGCGGATGCTGAACCTGATAGAGACTATGGTAATCATGCTGAAGATTCCATCAAGCAAAGGAAGTGACACCGGGAAAATGACAAACGGGTGAACCTGTGACTTTTCCAGGGCATAGAAAAAAGAAAACTCAACAGCTACTGCAACTGCAGAGATAAATATAGCATAAGCCAATTCATCCACACTTGCCATGCGCCAGAGTCTGCCGTAGAACCTGCTTACTCCAAGAACAGCCAGTTTAATTAAGGTGAATAACAGGGAATAAACCAGCAGCGGGGAGCTGTACAAATCCCAGTTTACCGTTCCATCCAGACGGATGAAGAGTGCCAGATAAGGATTGAAGAAAAAGATGATTATGTCCATCAGAAGGAAATGACGGATGCACAGCTTTTTAATCTGGTTTGATAATATTTCTAATGCCATAGTAGTATCTTGAGTTATTACTTAAATATTTATTTAATACTCAAAAGCCCGGAGGCCGCATCTGCCCCCTTACTCAGTGAAAAATTGAGAGTCCATAGGGGTTTTCCAACCCCATATGAACTCTCCTGGGGGGAGCGGGAGGATTTCCGTTACTTCATCATTATCATTTTTAATGTCCTGACGAAGCTTCTTTCCGAAGCAACATCCCTGGATTCCATCCTGAGCAGGTAAATCCCGCTTGCAAGGCGGCTTGCATTCCATACCTGCTTATATGATCCGGCAGACTGGATCTCATTGACCAGTTCAGCGACCCTCTCGCCGAGCATATTGTAAATGGTAAGGTTTACCCTGCTTAGAGACGGCAGTTCATAGCTGATTGTTGTAGCAGGATTAAACGGGTTAGGATAATTCTGCACGAGGTTATACTCACGGGGGAGTATTTCAACGTCGGACACATCAGAGTAGGCGTATCCTCCGTTCCTGCTGATGAATTTAACTCTGTATGAGTATTTCCCGTCTGAAGGAACCTTGTCACTGAATTCAAAATCCTTCAGCCCTTCAGAGGAAACAAGGGCGATATTCTTCCAGCTGCCTTGTCCGGCTGAAGTTCTCTCAAGCTCAAAATTACCCGCTACGTTTAAGTTTGTATGCCAGGTAAGTCTTACGTTATTTTCACTTGCCGAGGTGGAGAACTTTTCAAAAACGGGGCTGGCGCTTACCTTGAATGTCCTGGTAGAGCCATCCTGTCCCCAGTAGTTTAATCCATTTACACCGTTCTGGAAGTGCTTTAGAATCTCGGAAGAAGAAAGCTCTGTGTTATGGAAAGCCAGCTCATCGAGAGTACCTTTTAAGAGGCTTGCGCCTAAGAAGCTTCCGATTTCGAGTTTTGACGCTGGTGATGAAAAATCCACGCTGAAGCTCTTGTTCATAGAGGCTGAGAGTACTCCGTCAACATAGAGTTTTACGTCACCGGTTGAGCCGTTCCTGGTTGCAGCAATGTGGTGCCACTGGTTGTCGGTTACTGTTGTGCCGTAGAGTGAAGCCGTCTGGCCTCCGCCTGACAAGTAGAAGCGGGCCTTACCATTTACAGGATTTATTCCAATGTACCAGTTGGCTCCTGTAGAGGAGAAGCTCCGGCTTATAATGGCCTGGAAGGCTGGAGGAGGAGTCTGGGCCTTGAACCAGGTTTCAACCGAGAAATTTCCCTTGGAAGTAAAGTCGAGTGATGTATTTGCCGGAACCGTCAGTTTTGAGGTGGTGCCGTCAAAATCCTGAGCCGAAGCAACCTTACCCTGGGTGTTGGGGGTAGTAGTTCCCGAGGCATTATTTACCTGAAGGAAATCAGCATAATTTCCAGAGGTCTGCTCATCCAGCTTCCAGTAGCTCACCAGACCGGCAGGAGTTACAGTAGCCTCGGCAACTGTGATTGTAAATGTCTGAACCGCAGCAGGATTAAGTCCGTTATCTGCTTTTACACTTACCTGGAAAGTTCCGGCCAGTGCGGGAGTCCACTGAATAAGTCCGGTTGCGGGGTCTATTGTCATGGCTACATCGGGGGACGCTGTCAGTGAATACGTTGGAGCAGGTGTCCCGGCAGCATTTACGTCATAGGAGTACAGTTCACCCACCGTGGCCGCTGTCACAGGAGACGAAGTAATGACCGGTTCAGGTGAAAGTATGTAGCCCTGGCCTGCCATTCCGTTCTGGAAGTGCTGAAGTATCTCTGATGCTGAAAGTTCAGCGCTGTGGATTGCCACTTCGTCAAGAGTTCCTTTAAGGAGGCTGCCCCCCAGGAAGCTCCCTACTTCAAGCTTTGAAGTGGAACCGGAGAAATCCACATTAAAGCTCTTGTTAGTGCCGGCAGTGAGCACTCCGTCGACATATAGCTTGATATCACCCGTTGCACCATTTCTTGTAGCTGCAATGTGGTGCCACTGGTTATCTGTAACAGTTGTGCCATAGAGTGACGCTGTCTGACCGCCACCTGAGATGTAGAATCTTGCTTTTCCATTGGTGGGGTTAATGCCCATGTACCAGTTTGCTCCTGTAGAGGAGAAGCTCCGGCTTAAGATAGCCTGGAACTGTGAAGGGGGAGTCTGGGACATGAACCAGGCTTCAAGTGAAAAGCTTCCTTTGGAAGTAAAGTCAAGCGAAGCACTGGCTGGAACAGAGATCTTTGAAGTTACGCCGTCGAAATACTGTGCACCGCCGACTTTCCCCTGAAGAACAGGACTGGAGCTTCCGGCGGCATTATTTATCTTCTTAAAATCGGAATAACTTCCTGAGGTCTGCTCATCCAGCTTCCAGTAGCTGATCATGCCTGAATAAGGTGCCTGTGCTACAGTGATTGAAAACGTCTGAACCGCAGCAGGATTAAGCCCGTTATCAGCCTTAACGCTTACCTGGAAAGTTCCGGCGGCAGACGGGGTCCAGCGGATTACTCCTGTTACAGGATCAATTGTCATAGTCCCGTCAGGAGACGCTGTAAGTGAATACGCCGGAGCAGGAGTTCCTGTTGCATTTACGTCATATGTATAAAGTACGCCCACTGTGGCAGCTATTACCGGTGAAGAAGTAATGACCGGTTCGGGTGAAAGGATGTAGCCCTGACCCAGTGCGCCGTTCTGAAAATGCTTCAGGATCCCGGAAGCAGAAAGTTCAGTGTTATGGAAAGCCAGTTCGTCAAGTGTTCCTTTTAAGAGGCTTCCGCCAAGTAAGCTTCCCACTTCAAGCTTAGAGACAGGTGAAGCAAAGTCCACGCTGAAGCTCTTGTTCATAGTTGCAGAAAGAGCGCCGTCAACATAGAGTTTTATGTCACCGGTAGTTCCGTTTCTTGTAGCGGCAATGTGGTGCCACTGGTTGTCGGTTACTGTTGTACCGTAGAGTGAAGCAGTCTGTCCCCCGCCTGATAAATAGAAGCGGGCCTTGCCATTTACAGGGTTTACGCCCACGTACCAGGTGGCTCCATTTGAGGAGATGCTCCGGCTAATAAGGGCCTGGAATGCTGAAGGCGGAGTCTGGGCTTTGAACCACATTTCCACAGAGAAGCTTCCCAGGGAAGTAAAGTCAAGTGATGGATTTGCCGGAACCGTCAGTTTTGAAGTGGTGCCGTCAAAATCCTGAGATGATCCAACCCTGCCCTGAAGATTGGGGGTAGTAGTTCCCGAGGCGTTATTTACCTGAAGAAAGTCCGCGTAGCTTCCAGAGGTCTGCTCATCAAGCTTCCAGTAGCTTACCAGGCCCAGAGGAACAGAGGAAGCTTTTCCAAGGAGGAATATATTCCCGGAGAAATCTGAAAAATTTACGCTTGAAGTGACAACTCCTGTTCCGGGTGCAGAGCCGGTGCCTCCAAGGTTTATCCATTTACCGGAGCCGTCATTTTTTACAACGCGTACCAGTGAGCTGTCGCTTATATTATCAGCCGCATCATAATTCATTGTTAAGGCTGCACTTTGAACCCCGGAATTTGGAGACTTTGAAATTGTAAAATATCTGACGGAAGAAACTGCGCTTAAATAGGGGAAAAGATTATTAGCCGGCGGTGTCCCGGTAATCATTTCTGCAGTATAAGTTGTCAGTTCAGAAGCTGCATCAGTTACATTAAGTTTTGCAAAGTAGCCTGAGGTGCCTTTCCCAAGAGGAAAATTCATTTCTACAGGTGAAGCGGATGCAACCTGAAAAGCAATGGGTCCATCCGTAAAACCGGTTTTGCTTCCTCCTGTAATGCTGCCGCCCGGAGGAATTGTAATCAGGTTTCCGTTGGAAGTTATTCTGCCGCTCATATCCAGCACATTGGCCCTCAGCGGTGAATTTAGTATTACATCATAGGATATAAAGTAGTTCAGGCTGTTAGTTCTGTCATCCATGCCTATAATTGGGATTAGTCCCGCGGTATTAATTGTATGCGGAGTTTTATTTGGATTAACCCCGAAGACAAATCTGGAATAGCTTATGCCGCCAAACGCAGGGTTGCTGTAAGTTCCGACTTTGGAGTCGGAAGATACAGTCAGGTTATTCCTTATGTTGATAGAAGCATAATGAACATTCGTTCCGGGTTCAGTGCAGATGTAGAACTCCCCGCCCTTTTCGACCGTCAGGTTATCGCAATAAGAGAAGAAGAGGTATTCAATACCCTGGCTCATTCTGCTGAAGGCGGTCAGTTTTGAATTCGGTCCGCTTACAACTATATTCCTGACATTTGTACCCTGGCCTGAGAAAAGGTAGATCTGTTGTGAATTGCTGTTGAGCACAGTAATGCCGCCGGCGGTATAAAAGCTGCTGCTGTTCAGGTTCAGGAAAGCGTCCCCTGTCTGATTAGGGCAGTCCCATACCATGGTGGCGCTGTACATTGCTGTCTGTGTCGGGAATGTGGGGGCGGCATCAATAACGCCCGTAATAAGGCAGGTGGAACCGCCGTACCATGTAGTGCTCGTATATCCGAAGTTGCCGGAAAGGCCGGCCATTCCGGCATTTTGTGCGTGCTCATATGTACCGTATACGTAAAGATATCCTGTG
The DNA window shown above is from Ignavibacteria bacterium and carries:
- a CDS encoding glycosyltransferase family 4 protein; amino-acid sequence: MELVFITEARFIKDSDGRIFSTDGTFSKELWARYLRSFSHVYVIARVGRNAETKMEENFRADSSQVSFIEVPYYTGLKGCLKNYIEIKKIIKGSILKGRAYICRIPGILGTIAAGELRKKGLPYGTEAAGDPYEVFAPGAVKSPLRPIFRIIMTRQMKNIVLNSSAVLYVTRKALQNRYPAKPGTFTVSASNVMLKEENILKTPVTFKRKGEFNIISIGSLEQMYKAPDVTLKAIQLLNQNQFPCRLTWIGEGKYKQDMILLSKELGIEDRVLFTGSVPPGEGVRRYLDTSDIFVLASRTEGLPRAMIEAMGRGLPCIGTNAGGIPELLEEEAIVPKNNPEALFERIKRLIENPEMAEGQANRNLSEARTYISELLDIKRRSFYETLKATVQRGSEPCQNRRSALLSQPPLPRMHF
- a CDS encoding lipid carrier--UDP-N-acetylgalactosaminyltransferase; the protein is MKQLSEDDELRIRLGEKGEKYVRENFSSEIITGYWKSFYGELLKSEVSFKNYRSAYRRLIKPAADFIFSLLLMALMLPVFAVTILLLLIFNEGKVFFLQTRPGLNGSPFRIIKFRTMNERKDEKGDLLPDEKRLIPVGKMIRKLSIDEIPQLFNVIKGDMSLIGPRPLLPEYLPLYSSSQKRRHEVKPGITGWAQVNGRNQVSWEKKFNMDIYYVDNINFSLDLKIAVLTIIKIIKREGVSSATSQTMEKFSGSGLLKVSAGAQEIKICS
- a CDS encoding acetyltransferase, which translates into the protein MRPIAVFGGGGFGKEVQAWIQQIGGWEFIGFFDDNKPVNSLVNDAPVLGGLEELNCFQYELDVVFAIGDPVIKKRIIESLTNKKIKFPVLIHPSAVIGNPKYVEIGAGTIIAPNTVVTTNIVIGKHVALNYSCTVGHDTAIKDYSAFMPCVSISGEVEIGECVYVGTGARVINRKNIGDNTVVGAGAVVTKSLPEYCTAVGVPARPIKYHRMKKAG
- a CDS encoding aminotransferase class I/II-fold pyridoxal phosphate-dependent enzyme, with the translated sequence MKSKIWLSPPHMGGEEISFINDAFSSNWIAPLGPNVDGFERDLSGYTGARHSVALNSGTAAIHMALVTLGIKHGDEVLCSSFTFAASANPVIYQNAVPVFVDSEEESWNMSPLMLERAIKERLRNGKKPKAIILVHLYGNPSEMESIMQISMHYDIPVIEDAAEALGSFYKDRHLATFGDMGVISFNGNKIITTSGGGALLSNNKEYVEKARFLSAQARDLAPHYQHSQTGYNYRMSNISAGIGRGQMRVLDKRIAQRRANYSYYRNSLDKLPGIGFQEELQDARSNRWLTCITIDPRQSGGLTREDLRLALEAENIESRPLWKPMHLQPVFSGFPYYGCGISDGLFERGLCLPSGSGMTEEELERVTGTIIKCFEKAGTKSFAA
- a CDS encoding polysaccharide biosynthesis protein, with the translated sequence MALEILSNQIKKLCIRHFLLMDIIIFFFNPYLALFIRLDGTVNWDLYSSPLLVYSLLFTLIKLAVLGVSRFYGRLWRMASVDELAYAIFISAVAVAVEFSFFYALEKSQVHPFVIFPVSLPLLDGIFSMITIVSIRFSIRFIDLANQKVLLKKHPMQSVLIAGAGESGFSIALEMQRNAHLGLNPVAFVDDDSSKHNLKLRGIPIKGSTDDIASVIKELNVSKVIIAMPMASGIKIRQIMSNCEAAGVETLTVPGIFEILNGNVNISKIRKIQIEDLLRREPVITDNAKVKLLLKGKKVLITGAGGSIGSELCRQVLRCNPAGMILIGHGENSIFEIEQELLAIKKEFTGSEKLDTVISARIADLRSRERLRGIFDEFYPDVIFHAAAHKHVPLMESNPQEAVTNNILGTKNIVSLAVEYGVRHFISISSDKAVNPTNIMGASKRATEMIVLEAARKTGWSYSAVRFGNVLGSRGSVVRTFQKQLQNGGPITITHPEIIRYFMTIPEAVQLVLQASVLNKGGEVFVLDMGQPVKIIDLAKDIIRLAGLSEGTDIEIKVTGLRPGEKLYEELFIEGEHYEKTIHDKILIARNASSCISNLLSESLNYFEAADGQLSRGEIIDILCELIPEFQPQDRKSHAVTKAFRAGNSGMNLSLANLQTA